The window TGGACGTGTGCATTGGCTCCCACCCTGCCATGCATGTGCGGAGGAAGGGATTGCGGTAATCGACGAGTAAGGGAGCATTTTTTTTTAAATACTGCCTTGTAtctaagtacttgctccgtatgTTTCCATCGAATTGGATGAGTGAGAAGCCGCGAGACGTCGTTGTATGCTCTGAACCCCTGCGTACCTTCGACGTACTTGGTGATGGATTCGTTCTACATGCACGTTGCGACGGAGAAAACACCGAACAATATAGCCAAGAGAGGTCAGTATTTCTGCCGAAATACCTCCCCGTGAGTGTTTCACAAATACTGCCGAGGGCATGGCTGCCGTGGGATGGAGTTGAACGACTTCACATCAAAGGACATGAGTAATGGAATATATGCATACGCACTGCACACTGACTCGACACGGCATGCTTGACATGACGACTATTTCCAGccattgtactccgtatttgaGATTGGTATTCTTGACTTTTATTCCCAGCAGAATCCACTCCAACGCAatatatatacatgtacttcacAAAGTAGGGAATAATAAAAGTAGTAGAGGGATTATCAAGGTGGTAGAGGGATTATACAAGTAATAGAGGGTTTTTCAAGTAATAGAGGGATTATACAAGTAATGGAGGGATTATACAATTAATGGAGGGATTCTGCAAGTAATGAAGGGATTCTACAAGTAATAGAGGGATTATACAAGTAATAGAGGGATAATATCTGGAAACATGCAAGGAAATGAGCAAGTCAAATTCCGTCACTAAATTCCAGTAGAACCTCTCGCTTCTCCGTGTAAAAAATCTCATGATATGATATGATGCTTTCCATAAAGACTTCCAAGGCATCACAGTATTTCTGGTTCCTGTCCTGCTTCCCCCTCAAATGCATGTCCATGTCTACGGCAACGATGGGCTGGATTCGACTTGCCGACGGAACTTTGATACGAACTCATCCAAATAAGCTTCGGATAAATACCTCATCTCGGCTGCCTCGTGTGCGTGCCAGACACCTAGCTCTTGTTCGTCTCTTTCCACAGGCTGTCAAAATCGATGTTTTCAGCATTAAACATGGTGCGGATCTtcgtcgcggccgcctcTTGTTGCTCCGGACCAAACCCTCCCGGACGTGTCGCCTCGAACTGTACGGTCTCCACCCATCGGTAGAACAGTTCGCTTTTGCCCATGGCCGCGAGGGCATCTCGAAACGCGGCGATCTGGTCACTCCCCTCGCCGGGAGCGTCCAGCTCATCCCGGATATCGTAGCACAACCACCCGTGGTCCCTGTGGTGCACAAGCACGGCTCCGTtgaaggcgtcgagggccatggccttcttgtcgacgagggagtGCGCGCGGACCATGGCGTCCCAATCTAGATCCCACTGACGGTTCATGAGCAGATAACCCGTTTTCTGCTCCAGTAGCAGCGGCGTGGTTACTTGCCGAACATGGGCGGAAAAGATGGCGCTCGCGTTGGTGTCCTTGAAAAGGTCACGCAGGAGGGGTCGGCACCATTCGCGGCTGCGGCGAACGTACACCTCCCGGTCCCGGAAGCCAACTTTTCGGCGCCAGAGGACGGGGTTGCCGGAttggcggcgggcgacgaaCTGGACGGGCCACGGCCAGACAAAGGTGAAGAGGAGAAAGTCGATGGACATGGTCATGGCTCGCTTTCCAACCTCCCAGCCGAGCTCGTGCCACGTCGACTCCGAGGCAGGAAAGGTTGCCTCGCTCGGGTGGCcgaaggcggcgatgacgagctgCCAGTACCAGGGCATGACGGAGTACAGCCGCcagaggaggagaagagaGAGGAAGAGGTTCATGGCCACGGGGACGAGAAAGACGCTGCGCTTGAAGGACGTCGGCTTGGCGTCGATGTGCGTGATGTAAACATGCTCCTCCGAGAGCCCGCCGATGAACTGGCCGAGGGCTTCGGGAGGTGCCTTGAACGGGGCGGGTGGCAGGGAGCTTTTCGGCCTGCCGAACCTCTTCGTTGCGGCCATTCGAGGTGCCGACTTGCCAGCACGGGTGGCTCAGGTTTCGGAGAGACGTGTGGAAAGTCTTGGTGCAATCGTCCTCGAAGTGCCAAAGCAGCGGTGTCgtgtagtacggagtaacaaTGCTgctattacaagtactgtacaagtacgacatttcaccaagtacagtagttgtaagtacaagtactccgtaggtacggATACAAGGCTGCAGTGCACAGAGTACCGTACTAAGATGGACATGTGCTTcacgtacttgtagttgcgctccgtactccgtacatctagtagttgtacatacctaagtacttacttgtactgtagtactccgtaataagAGTACTTACGGgtcgagtactgtacttgcacgcatacttgtacttacagtaagtacatactaggcactgtactgtatgtgtcCCTAGCACGTAGCCTAACGGCCAACGCCACATGCACCTAGGCCTGGGCCCTGGCTACAATGCCACTAACCGCCACGGCAcagcgcctcctcggcgcccaggAGCTCCAATTCCTCCGCGAGACGAACACGCAACATTAGCTGACTAACACTACGGGCCTAGGCACAACAAGTGCGCCATATGCCTCCCGCCAAGGTCAGCTTCCATTCATCGTTTACTATTTgccacttgtactgtagtactgtattccgtacggagtactcgagTACCTgattgtacaagtaagtaatcaagtacttacagtaggtgtacttaagtacctattTACATGCGATACTTCTAGCCATCTCAGTACTTAagcatgcacttgtacttgtacacatgTAGTTCCCAGTgtcaagtattacttacttgcaagtactgtagagttgtacacatgcacagtacttaagtatgttCCTAagaactacggagtacaagtatccgtacttgtgcatgtacttgtacttaagtcggcgtaggtgtacgcaattacatgtacctgtacatgtatttgtaCGCACTAGTACCGATTGGGTCAATGGCAGCACGGTGGTGCAGATGAGGCTAGGATCTTGCGTTGTTCGAGCCATGAATAACTTTGTCCATCTTGACATTTGATACTGATAGCTGAAGGCTCCCTCCGAGTTCTTGTCTGGAAACGCCCGCCGCGATGTTAAGGTCTCGCGCACTTATGGTAAGAGCAAAAACTTCAGCTCGCAAGCTATGGTTGTTAACAACCATCTAGAGTGGCGAAAAAAGATTCGTTTGTGCATCATGTCGACAAGGCCTCTTGACAACGATGGGAACAGCTCGAGACGGCCTCATTTTCGGACGCACAAGGTCGTATAAACTTGAGAACACCCTACAGCTTGTATCGCGCACGGCATTGAGGCAGTTCGGGCCTGTGAGGTGGCTCACGACAACACCGCTGCGTCACAAACCCGATGACGTTGATGCTCCCAAACATGGAAGATTCCCGGGAGCATATGGCGGCCAAGCCGGTGCATCCTTTGGCTCCTTTGTCTCTAGAACAACCCGAACATCaggcctgccgccgctgacCGATGGCCTTCTGCCCCATGAGCAGCAAGCACGACAGCGAATGGAGTCTCCCGGAAACAAAGGCAACCCtccggcgatggcggcggcgaaagTGCGCAAAGTAACCAGCAGCAGGTTCGATGACAAGAAAGCGCAAATGTCAAGATCTGTTCTTGCCGATGTGTTCAGCACGAACCGAGAGCCAAAAGTCCCACCCACGCCGAGGTCATGGTCCTCCCGATCGCAGCAGCAATCGATCGCATCTGAGCCGTCACGCGATGCCTTCTCTGCTGGCAATGCAGCCGGTCCGCAGGGCACACACTCAACGCCGCTCGAAAAGCACCTGGTTGGCAAGCGTGTCTTGACGTCGCATGAATCCCAACACCGAGTCGGGACCCCTGGATCGAGGCAACACACTTGGGGAGGGGCTGTTCACGGCCGGAAAGCACCAGCCGACAATCGAGGGCAGGGTCATGGGAAGGAATCCACAACCTGGCGTGAGATAACACGATCGAGCAAGCCAAAGGCCGTGCCGCACAAAAATTTGAAATCGGACAGCGCTCATGAACCCAAGGCCGACAAATCCAACCTCAATACTGACAAAGTGTTGGCCGACAAGGACTTTTGGGGAGAGCTTGAGAGTCGAGTGGCAACTATCAGGGGTAGGCGCCAGTCCGCTGCGATTGGAACGACCGGTAAACTGGCATCCGAAAGGCATCCGAATCCCCGAGTTGTCCAAGGTAACACGCCAGTCGGCGGGGACCCAACGGGTGAcccggcgaggccaaggaggaaaTCACGTTTtgagatggaggaggagcaaAAGATGGTCGAGAATAAAGAGCGCAGAAAGCCGAACAAGGCGCGGCGGAACCGCCTCAGCCAGGAGGATCACGACTGGGATGACGAGGCCCTTCACCGATGGGAGCAGAGGCAGCGTCGCCAGGCCGAGAAGGACGCACGAAAACGACAAGAACTCGAGCAGCAGCCCGCGGCGGTCCCAATCTCCTTACCAGAGTACATCAGTGCCGCAAATCTGGCCCAGGGGTTGAAGCAGCGATGCGACCAGTTTATGAAGGACATGAAGGAGATGGGCTTCGAAAATGTGACTCCCGACACCATCATGACCGGCGACACGGCCGCTCTCATTGCCATGGAGTATGGCTTTGAACCCACGGTCGACAATGGTTCGCAGAGAGACCTGCGGCCCAGACCACCGCCCGAAGACCCttcgtccgtcgccgtccggcCTCCGATCGTTACCATCATGGGCCACGTTGACCATGGAAAGACGACCATTCTCGACTGGCTGCGAAAATCATCCATCGTCGCGCAGGAGCACGGTGGCATCACGCAACACATTGGTGCTTTTGTGGTGAAGCTGTCGTCGGGCAAGGCCATCACCTTCTTGGACACGCCGGGTCACGCGGCTTTTCTTTCCATGCGGCAGCGTGGGGCGAACGTGACGGATATTGTTGTCctggtggtggcggcggaCGACAGCGTCATGCCGCAGACGATCGAAGCGCTGAAGCACGCCACCGCTGCCAAGGTACCCATCATTGTTGCCATCAACAAGATTGACAAGGAGGACGCCCGTGTCAGCCAAGTCAAGGCTGACCTGGCCCGGCACGGTGTGGAGATTGAAGACTTTGGAGGCGATGTCCAGGTCGTCTGCGTCAGCGGTAAGACGGGCCAAGGCATGGAGGACCTCGAGGAGAACATCATTGCGTTGTCCGAGATGCTCGACGTCCGCGCCGAGTCCGACGGCCTAGCCGAGGGATGGATACTCGAATCTAGCGTGAAGCAAAATGGGAAGACGGCAACGGTGATCGTGAAGCGAGGCACCCTGCGTCCGGGCGACTTCATCGTTGCCGGAAACTCGTGGGCCAGGATTCGCGTGCTGCGGAACGAGGCAGGCGTCGAGCTCTCCGAGGCGCCTCCCGGGACACCGGTCGAGATTGTGGGATGGCGAGAGCTGCCCAAAGCTGGGGAGCAGGTTCTGCAGGCACCGGACGAAGCCAAGGCCAAGTCGACGGTCGAGTATCGTCTGGAGATGTGCAAACGCGAGGAGAGCTCCGTCCAGCTCGCCGAACAGGAGCAACGCCAGAGGgaaaaggcggcggccgaagcAAGCCAGGCCACAGCTGCCGCGGATGGAGCGGATGCTTCACCCACCGACCCGGCAATGGTCGGGCTTCTGTACCAGAACTTCTCCATCAAGGcagacgtcgtcggctccgttGAGGCTATTTGCGGTAGCATTCTCGAGTTGGGCAACAACGAAGTTCGACCCAAGATCCTTCGATCCTCGGCAGGACAGATTTCCGAGTCCGATGTCGACCACGCGGCGGCGTCAAGTAGCGTAATCATCAACTTCAACGTCGCCATTTCGCCGCACATCAAGCAGCGTGCCGAGGAAGCCAAGGTCAAGATCCTGGATCATAGCGTCATCTATCACCTcatcgacgatgccaaggCCACCTTGTCAGGCCTGCTTCCCGACAATATTTCGAACCGCGTCACCGGCGAGGCGGATATCCTGCAAGTTTTCCCCATCAACCTCAAGAAAAGGGTCTTCAAGAACATTGCTGGTTGCCGAGTTAGGAACGGCGTGATGAGGAGATCATCGAGGGTCAAGGTGCTGCGGAAGGGCAATGTTGTCTTTGACGGTGAATCAGAACCCCCCTTGTTGCATCCACCGAGTTGGCAGCTAATCGTTGACGTGACAGGCCGTATTGACACTCTCAAGCACGCCAAACGGGACGTCATGGAAATGGGC of the Drechmeria coniospora strain ARSEF 6962 chromosome 01, whole genome shotgun sequence genome contains:
- a CDS encoding mitochondrial translation initiation factor translates to MGTARDGLIFGRTRSYKLENTLQLVSRTALRQFGPVRWLTTTPLRHKPDDVDAPKHGRFPGAYGGQAGASFGSFVSRTTRTSGLPPLTDGLLPHEQQARQRMESPGNKGNPPAMAAAKVRKVTSSRFDDKKAQMSRSVLADVFSTNREPKVPPTPRSWSSRSQQQSIASEPSRDAFSAGNAAGPQGTHSTPLEKHLVGKRVLTSHESQHRVGTPGSRQHTWGGAVHGRKAPADNRGQGHGKESTTWREITRSSKPKAVPHKNLKSDSAHEPKADKSNLNTDKVLADKDFWGELESRVATIRGRRQSAAIGTTGKLASERHPNPRVVQGNTPVGGDPTGDPARPRRKSRFEMEEEQKMVENKERRKPNKARRNRLSQEDHDWDDEALHRWEQRQRRQAEKDARKRQELEQQPAAVPISLPEYISAANLAQGLKQRCDQFMKDMKEMGFENVTPDTIMTGDTAALIAMEYGFEPTVDNGSQRDLRPRPPPEDPSSVAVRPPIVTIMGHVDHGKTTILDWLRKSSIVAQEHGGITQHIGAFVVKLSSGKAITFLDTPGHAAFLSMRQRGANVTDIVVLVVAADDSVMPQTIEALKHATAAKVPIIVAINKIDKEDARVSQVKADLARHGVEIEDFGGDVQVVCVSGKTGQGMEDLEENIIALSEMLDVRAESDGLAEGWILESSVKQNGKTATVIVKRGTLRPGDFIVAGNSWARIRVLRNEAGVELSEAPPGTPVEIVGWRELPKAGEQVLQAPDEAKAKSTVEYRLEMCKREESSVQLAEQEQRQREKAAAEASQATAAADGADASPTDPAMVGLLYQNFSIKADVVGSVEAICGSILELGNNEVRPKILRSSAGQISESDVDHAAASSSVIINFNVAISPHIKQRAEEAKVKILDHSVIYHLIDDAKATLSGLLPDNISNRVTGEADILQVFPINLKKRVFKNIAGCRVRNGVMRRSSRVKVLRKGNVVFDGESEPPLLHPPSWQLIVDVTGRIDTLKHAKRDVMEMGKGTECGIGFDGFEDLQVDDQIQTYEEVKEKRTL